One window from the genome of Rhodobacteraceae bacterium S2214 encodes:
- a CDS encoding phosphoribosylanthranilate isomerase, with translation MPTDTRVKICGLRDQAMMDAAVSAGAHYVGLVFFPKSPRNVSIAQAAPLAQSAPIGIAKVGLVVNPDNALLDAILADVPLDVLQLHGSETPERVAEVRARYGLPVMKAVGVADADDLPALDDYALAADMLLVDAKPPKNSDLPGGNGLSFDWTLIANRRWPTPWMLAGGLTPDNVSEAVALTKAPQVDVSSGVETAPGEKSADLINAFVAAATR, from the coding sequence ATGCCTACTGACACCCGTGTTAAGATTTGCGGCCTGCGCGATCAGGCCATGATGGATGCTGCCGTATCGGCAGGGGCCCATTACGTGGGGCTTGTTTTCTTTCCGAAATCGCCGCGCAACGTCAGCATCGCCCAAGCCGCACCATTAGCGCAATCCGCGCCCATCGGAATTGCGAAGGTGGGGTTGGTCGTGAACCCTGACAATGCCTTGCTCGATGCGATCCTTGCGGATGTGCCGCTTGATGTCCTGCAACTTCACGGGTCTGAAACGCCAGAACGTGTTGCAGAAGTGCGCGCGCGTTATGGTCTGCCAGTCATGAAAGCGGTTGGCGTTGCTGATGCTGACGATCTGCCTGCGCTCGATGATTACGCACTGGCCGCCGACATGTTGCTTGTCGATGCAAAGCCGCCGAAAAACTCTGATTTGCCGGGCGGTAATGGCCTGTCGTTTGACTGGACCCTAATTGCGAACCGCAGGTGGCCGACGCCATGGATGCTTGCTGGCGGGTTAACACCTGACAATGTGTCCGAAGCAGTGGCGCTGACCAAAGCGCCACAAGTTGATGTGTCATCGGGTGTGGAAACGGCACCGGGCGAAAAATCAGCCGACCTAATCAACGCATTTGTTGCAGCAGCTACTCGCTGA
- a CDS encoding DUF2237 domain-containing protein, translating to MEKDPSFNVLGSTLQTCSLDPVTGYFRNGACDTCAADQGSHTVCAVMTDEFLAFSKYVGNDLSTPRPEFGFAGLKAGDGWCLCASRFLQAHEEGCAPRVNLHATHVRALEIVPIDVLRDYAVDEISE from the coding sequence ATGGAAAAAGATCCGTCATTCAACGTCCTTGGCAGCACGTTGCAGACCTGTTCGCTTGATCCCGTGACGGGTTATTTTCGCAATGGCGCCTGTGACACCTGCGCTGCAGATCAGGGCAGCCACACAGTTTGCGCTGTGATGACCGACGAATTTCTCGCGTTTTCCAAATATGTGGGCAACGACCTGAGCACCCCGCGCCCTGAATTCGGCTTTGCAGGGTTGAAGGCTGGAGATGGCTGGTGCCTGTGTGCGTCGCGTTTCCTGCAAGCCCACGAAGAAGGCTGCGCGCCGCGCGTGAACCTTCATGCGACGCACGTGCGTGCGTTAGAAATCGTGCCGATTGATGTTTTGCGTGATTATGCAGTCGACGAGATCAGCGAGTAG
- the ihfB gene encoding integration host factor subunit beta, protein MIRSELIQKIADENPHLYQRDVEKIVNTIFEEITDAMSNGDRVELRGFGAFSVKKRDQRIGRNPRTGESVEVEEKHVPFFKTGKLLRDRLNGG, encoded by the coding sequence ATGATCCGATCCGAATTGATCCAAAAGATCGCTGACGAAAATCCGCATCTTTACCAACGTGATGTCGAAAAAATTGTGAATACAATTTTCGAAGAAATCACTGATGCGATGTCTAATGGCGATCGGGTCGAACTGCGCGGATTTGGCGCATTTTCGGTAAAGAAACGTGATCAGAGAATAGGCCGGAACCCTCGTACCGGTGAATCGGTTGAGGTAGAAGAAAAGCACGTGCCTTTCTTTAAGACCGGTAAACTCCTGCGCGACCGTCTCAACGGCGGCTGA
- a CDS encoding LapA family protein produces the protein MKTIRYAFWALVALVLILVGLANRDFVTVRAMPPALADMLAISPDVSLPMFIIIFVSVGVGLLIGFFWEWIREHRIRVEGRKKAREVHQLKREVDTLKTEKAGGNQDDVLALLEGPTGKA, from the coding sequence ATGAAAACGATCCGTTATGCCTTTTGGGCACTCGTTGCCCTTGTTCTGATCCTTGTTGGGCTGGCCAACCGTGACTTTGTGACGGTCCGCGCGATGCCGCCAGCGCTGGCTGATATGTTGGCGATATCGCCAGACGTATCGCTGCCGATGTTCATCATCATTTTCGTCAGCGTCGGCGTTGGTCTTTTGATCGGTTTCTTCTGGGAATGGATCCGCGAACACCGCATTCGTGTCGAAGGCCGCAAGAAGGCCCGCGAAGTGCACCAGCTGAAGCGCGAAGTTGATACGCTGAAAACGGAAAAAGCGGGCGGCAATCAAGATGATGTGCTTGCTCTGCTCGAAGGTCCGACCGGCAAAGCCTGA